DNA from Leptospira bandrabouensis:
GTTATTTTATATAGAATTAAATAGTATTTCACCAAATTTGTCTAGATTATTGATCCAGTTGAGAAGTTCTGTGTAAGATATCGGTGTCAAATTGAAATTTAATTCATCTAATGTTCCTTGTCTATCTGCTCTGTGAACAATATTATGGCGTCTTTCAATCATTTTTTCAAGTATTGGAAAAATCTCCTTAAATTGCCTATTATTAATATCTAAATCCTGAAACATAATGCAGATATCTTGAATTTTATTATAGTTATTGTAATTTAGATACTCGTCTACTGACTTATCGAATAATTCTTTTACTTTTGGATCTTTAAAGCTTTCT
Protein-coding regions in this window:
- a CDS encoding HEPN domain-containing protein; translation: MKANIQSNFYDNLQRARDLAQVFLNTQTLNNQSPSLYDDDILRAAVVFLHATLEDLLRGTFKFLIGNKGPLLWKKIPLYGYTDRNQPKGFTFENLESFKDPKVKELFDKSVDEYLNYNNYNKIQDICIMFQDLDINNRQFKEIFPILEKMIERRHNIVHRADRQGTLDELNFNLTPISYTELLNWINNLDKFGEILFNSI